Proteins from one Niallia circulans genomic window:
- the msrA gene encoding peptide-methionine (S)-S-oxide reductase MsrA produces MEKATFAGGCFWCMVTPFDELPGIGGIVSGYTGGHIENPTYEQVKTGTTGHAEVVEITFDPALFPYERLLELYWQQIDPTDSGGQFHDRGSQYRTAIYYHNEKQKQLAEESKKAIEDSGRFKKPIVTEIEPAVTFYPAEEYHQDYHKKNKQHYKEDREKSGRDDYINDHWK; encoded by the coding sequence ATGGAAAAAGCGACATTTGCAGGCGGATGCTTTTGGTGTATGGTAACACCTTTTGATGAGCTTCCTGGAATTGGCGGTATAGTGTCAGGCTATACGGGCGGACATATCGAAAATCCTACATATGAGCAAGTGAAAACAGGAACTACTGGACATGCAGAAGTGGTAGAGATCACCTTTGATCCAGCGTTATTTCCATACGAAAGACTGTTGGAACTGTATTGGCAGCAAATTGATCCAACAGACAGCGGCGGACAATTTCATGACAGAGGCTCTCAATATCGCACGGCGATTTATTATCATAATGAAAAGCAAAAACAGCTGGCAGAGGAGTCGAAAAAGGCAATTGAAGACAGTGGTCGCTTCAAAAAGCCAATTGTTACGGAAATTGAGCCTGCTGTCACTTTTTATCCTGCTGAGGAGTATCACCAAGACTATCATAAGAAAAACAAGCAGCATTATAAAGAGGACAGAGAAAAGTCCGGCAGAGATGACTATATAAACGACCATTGGAAGTAA
- a CDS encoding purine-nucleoside phosphorylase, whose product MDYTKIKQSADFLKEKYSAVPKLGLILGSGLGVLAEEIENAVKIPYEQIPEFPVSTVEGHAGQLVFGTIGGVEVVAMQGRFHYYEGYTFEKVTFPIRVMKELGVENLIVTNAAGGVNEAFAPGDLMLISDHINNMGTNPLIGPNDSALGVRFPDMSVAYCKNLRAAAKDIAANIGLKVQEGVYVGNTGPSYETPAEVKMLRVLGGDAVGMSTVPEVIVARHAGLKVLGISCISNMAAGILDQPLNHEEVIETTEKVKADFLKYVKELVKEIGK is encoded by the coding sequence ATGGACTATACAAAAATTAAACAATCAGCAGACTTTTTAAAAGAAAAATATTCAGCAGTACCAAAGCTTGGGCTAATTTTAGGGTCAGGACTTGGTGTTTTGGCAGAAGAAATTGAAAATGCTGTCAAAATCCCGTATGAGCAAATTCCTGAATTCCCTGTATCAACAGTGGAAGGCCATGCTGGCCAGCTTGTATTTGGAACAATTGGCGGTGTTGAAGTTGTCGCAATGCAAGGAAGATTCCACTATTATGAAGGCTATACGTTTGAGAAGGTAACATTCCCTATTCGTGTGATGAAAGAATTAGGTGTGGAAAATCTTATCGTCACAAATGCGGCAGGTGGTGTGAATGAAGCATTTGCTCCTGGGGACTTAATGTTGATTTCTGATCATATAAACAATATGGGAACAAACCCGTTAATCGGACCAAATGATTCTGCATTAGGTGTTAGATTCCCAGATATGAGTGTAGCATACTGCAAGAATTTACGAGCAGCTGCAAAAGATATCGCTGCCAATATTGGCTTAAAAGTGCAAGAGGGTGTTTATGTCGGCAATACAGGCCCTTCTTACGAAACGCCTGCAGAAGTTAAAATGTTAAGAGTTCTTGGTGGAGATGCTGTTGGTATGTCAACTGTTCCTGAAGTAATTGTAGCAAGACATGCTGGACTTAAAGTCCTTGGAATTTCTTGCATCTCTAACATGGCAGCAGGTATTCTTGATCAGCCGCTTAACCATGAAGAAGTTATTGAAACAACGGAAAAGGTAAAAGCAGACTTCCTGAAATATGTTAAAGAATTGGTCAAAGAAATCGGCAAATAG
- a CDS encoding Fur family transcriptional regulator has product MESRIDRIKKLLHSSSYKLTPQREATVRVLLENEEDHLSAEDVYLLVKEKSPEIGLATVYRTLELLTELKIVDKINFGDGVSRYDLRQEGAAHFHHHLVCIECGAVDEIQEDLLGDVEKVVERDWNFKIKDHRLTFHGICHRCNEKSAD; this is encoded by the coding sequence ATGGAAAGTAGAATAGATAGAATAAAAAAGCTGTTGCATTCTTCGAGCTATAAATTGACTCCTCAGAGAGAAGCAACAGTGAGGGTTTTGCTAGAGAATGAAGAAGACCACTTAAGTGCAGAAGATGTTTACCTCCTTGTAAAAGAAAAATCGCCCGAAATTGGATTAGCAACAGTTTACCGGACTTTAGAACTTCTGACTGAGCTGAAAATCGTTGATAAAATAAATTTCGGTGATGGTGTTTCTAGATATGACTTACGACAAGAAGGTGCAGCTCACTTTCATCATCATTTAGTATGCATAGAATGTGGTGCTGTTGACGAGATTCAAGAGGATTTATTAGGAGATGTTGAAAAAGTAGTTGAACGTGACTGGAATTTTAAAATAAAAGATCACCGTTTAACCTTTCATGGAATATGTCATCGCTGCAATGAAAAAAGTGCAGATTAA
- a CDS encoding alpha/beta hydrolase has translation MKKFFRYFFSFLIFFTSIGVYCTNRLMYMKKKEDEFIFNREKAAGRLDPVTLETLKKREISIPSPYGYMLKAIATEPYPNKCYIIIAHGVTENKLNSVKYMNMFIERGFNVIIYDHRRHGESGGKTTSFGHFEKFDLKAVVDWLKADKGEDILLGIHGESMGAATMILYAGMVEDGADFYIADCPFSDFGEQLNHLVKAEMKVPGNLFLPIADLVLRARQRYSIRQVSPIAVIDKIEKPMLFIHSEKDTFILPEMTQKLFEKKKGPKKLFLALNGFHAQSYNENKQEYEQVIDDFLQEYVMK, from the coding sequence GTGAAAAAATTTTTTCGCTATTTCTTTTCATTCTTGATATTTTTTACATCCATCGGTGTTTACTGTACAAATAGGTTGATGTATATGAAGAAAAAAGAGGACGAATTTATATTTAACAGAGAAAAAGCCGCCGGAAGGCTTGATCCTGTGACATTGGAGACATTAAAAAAAAGGGAAATAAGTATTCCGTCTCCTTACGGCTATATGTTAAAAGCAATTGCTACAGAGCCATATCCAAATAAGTGCTACATTATTATTGCTCATGGAGTAACAGAAAACAAATTAAATTCCGTCAAATATATGAATATGTTTATAGAAAGAGGATTTAATGTCATTATTTATGATCATCGCAGGCACGGCGAGTCTGGCGGTAAAACAACAAGCTTCGGTCATTTTGAGAAATTCGACTTAAAGGCGGTTGTTGATTGGTTAAAGGCGGATAAAGGCGAAGACATTCTTTTAGGAATTCACGGGGAGTCAATGGGTGCGGCCACGATGATTTTATATGCTGGCATGGTTGAGGACGGAGCTGATTTTTATATTGCTGATTGTCCTTTCTCCGACTTTGGTGAACAATTGAACCATTTAGTCAAGGCTGAAATGAAGGTGCCGGGAAATCTGTTCCTGCCAATTGCTGATTTGGTCCTGCGGGCCAGACAGCGATATTCTATCCGCCAAGTCTCCCCAATTGCTGTAATTGATAAAATTGAGAAGCCAATGCTATTTATTCATAGTGAAAAGGACACCTTTATTTTGCCTGAAATGACACAAAAGCTGTTCGAAAAGAAAAAGGGACCGAAGAAGCTTTTTCTTGCATTAAACGGGTTCCATGCTCAAAGCTATAATGAAAATAAGCAAGAATACGAACAAGTAATTGATGACTTTTTGCAGGAGTACGTTATGAAATAA
- a CDS encoding YqkE family protein — protein sequence MKKKQNRQTKKETSDKPVTLGDMLNEQLAKQLKDKKQELKVEEEERLKAEEARKKEERRQKEKNKSFEELLNDTSMNWKEFK from the coding sequence ATGAAGAAGAAACAAAACAGACAGACAAAAAAAGAAACTAGCGACAAGCCAGTCACACTTGGAGATATGCTAAATGAACAGCTTGCCAAGCAATTAAAGGATAAGAAGCAAGAACTTAAGGTGGAAGAGGAAGAAAGACTTAAAGCAGAAGAAGCAAGAAAAAAAGAAGAACGCCGCCAAAAAGAAAAAAACAAAAGCTTTGAAGAGCTTCTGAATGATACTTCGATGAACTGGAAAGAATTCAAATAA
- the mciZ gene encoding Z-ring formation inhibitor MciZ, whose amino-acid sequence MKIYKQKNAIILTGKAWQVRHMLKNYQKDYKFVKDWIEADTLQRKKEDKK is encoded by the coding sequence TTGAAGATTTACAAACAAAAAAACGCAATTATCCTGACAGGCAAGGCTTGGCAAGTGCGTCATATGCTCAAAAATTATCAAAAAGACTATAAGTTTGTTAAAGACTGGATAGAAGCAGATACACTGCAACGAAAAAAAGAAGACAAAAAATAG
- a CDS encoding OsmC family protein, with the protein MAEHHFHLKANWPGLRNDIGTIESGNLKTQISIPQEMDGPGVGTNPDEMLLGAAATCFIITLAAMMERSNLNKKSLNLESEAIVDVTNGIFTYKEIIHRPTIILNDEATQKDVALAARLAEKAEASCMITRAIKGNVKVSLEETIRIGD; encoded by the coding sequence ATGGCAGAGCATCATTTTCATTTAAAGGCGAACTGGCCTGGGCTTCGCAATGATATCGGTACAATTGAAAGCGGGAACTTAAAAACGCAAATTTCTATCCCGCAAGAAATGGATGGGCCAGGTGTCGGGACAAACCCTGATGAAATGCTTTTAGGTGCGGCAGCAACTTGTTTCATTATAACGTTGGCTGCTATGATGGAAAGAAGCAATTTAAACAAAAAAAGCTTAAACCTAGAATCGGAAGCGATTGTTGACGTGACAAACGGTATCTTTACATATAAAGAGATTATCCATCGTCCGACAATAATATTAAACGATGAAGCGACGCAAAAAGACGTGGCGCTTGCAGCAAGGCTTGCTGAGAAAGCAGAGGCATCCTGCATGATTACAAGAGCAATTAAAGGCAATGTTAAAGTTAGTTTGGAAGAGACGATACGAATCGGTGACTAA
- the deoB gene encoding phosphopentomutase has translation MSKYPFKRVFLIVMDSVGIGEAPDAEKFGDLGAHTLGHIAEKMNGLHMPNMGRLGLSNIEAIKGIEKADKPLAHYTKMQEASNGKDTMTGHWEIMGLRIDTPFRVFPEGFPDELLQELESKTGRKIIGNKPASGTEILDELGEEHMKTGDLIVYTSADSVLQIAVHEEVVPLKELYEICELARELTLDEKYMVGRIIARPFLGEPGNFKRTANRHDYALKPFDRTVMNELKDNGLDSIAIGKISDIYDGEGVTQSLRTVSNMDGMDKLLETLHMDFTGVSFLNLVDFDALYGHRRDPIGYGKALEEYDARLTEVLPLLNEDDLLIITADHGNDPVAPGTDHTREYVPLLVYNKAISAGRELSLRETFADIGATIADNFQVALPKHGKSFLKDLI, from the coding sequence ATGTCCAAATATCCATTTAAAAGGGTATTTTTGATTGTGATGGATTCAGTCGGAATTGGTGAAGCACCAGATGCTGAAAAATTTGGCGATTTAGGTGCACATACCCTTGGTCATATAGCAGAAAAAATGAATGGCCTACATATGCCGAATATGGGGCGATTAGGTTTAAGTAATATCGAGGCAATTAAAGGAATTGAAAAGGCAGACAAGCCGTTAGCACATTATACAAAAATGCAGGAAGCTTCAAACGGGAAAGATACTATGACTGGACACTGGGAAATTATGGGTCTAAGAATTGATACTCCGTTCCGTGTTTTTCCAGAAGGATTTCCGGATGAGCTGCTGCAAGAACTAGAATCAAAAACAGGCCGCAAAATTATTGGCAACAAGCCTGCAAGTGGTACTGAAATCCTTGATGAGCTCGGAGAAGAGCATATGAAAACAGGCGATTTGATTGTTTATACATCAGCTGATTCTGTCCTGCAGATTGCTGTACATGAAGAAGTCGTACCATTAAAAGAGCTTTATGAAATTTGTGAGCTTGCAAGAGAATTGACACTTGATGAGAAATACATGGTCGGCAGAATCATTGCAAGACCGTTTTTAGGTGAGCCAGGTAATTTCAAAAGAACGGCAAACCGTCATGACTATGCACTTAAGCCGTTCGATAGAACCGTAATGAATGAGTTAAAGGACAATGGGTTAGACAGTATTGCTATCGGAAAAATCTCGGATATATATGATGGGGAAGGTGTTACCCAATCATTGCGTACAGTCTCCAATATGGATGGTATGGATAAGCTTCTAGAAACATTACATATGGACTTTACAGGCGTTAGCTTCTTAAATCTAGTTGATTTTGATGCCCTTTATGGACATAGACGTGACCCAATCGGTTATGGAAAAGCACTAGAGGAATATGATGCAAGGCTGACAGAAGTATTGCCACTATTAAATGAAGATGATTTGCTCATTATAACGGCAGACCATGGCAATGACCCTGTTGCTCCCGGCACAGACCACACAAGAGAATATGTGCCTTTATTAGTATATAATAAAGCAATCAGCGCTGGCCGTGAGCTATCATTAAGAGAGACATTTGCTGATATCGGCGCAACGATTGCAGATAACTTCCAAGTGGCTCTACCTAAGCACGGCAAAAGTTTCTTGAAGGATTTAATATAA
- a CDS encoding aldo/keto reductase, with protein MKKNRLGQSDLYISALGLGCMSLGTDEKTAFPVLEAAMEAGINYFDTADLYDFGHNEQLLGKFFKQNREDIIIASKAGNKWQEGAEGWTWDASKSHIKEAAKNSLKRLGTDYIDLYQLHGGTLDDPIDETIEAFEELKEEGYIRYYGISSIRPNVIKEYVKRSNIVSVMMQYSVLDRRPEEEALPLLHENGISVVARGPVAKGLLSDNFARKLSSKGYMEYTEEELRSTLELLKEKFAGKHSLLEAAVQYNLANPAVASVIAGASSVQQLQENAHAVNSAPLTPDELKIIQEASKASIYQDHR; from the coding sequence ATGAAAAAGAACCGTTTAGGACAATCTGATTTATATATTTCTGCACTTGGTCTTGGATGCATGAGCTTAGGAACAGACGAAAAAACGGCTTTCCCTGTGCTGGAGGCAGCAATGGAAGCTGGTATTAATTATTTTGACACAGCGGATTTGTATGACTTCGGACATAATGAGCAATTACTCGGCAAATTCTTCAAGCAAAATCGCGAGGATATCATCATTGCCAGTAAAGCAGGAAATAAATGGCAGGAAGGTGCAGAAGGCTGGACATGGGATGCCAGCAAATCCCACATAAAGGAAGCTGCCAAAAACAGCCTCAAGCGTCTTGGCACTGATTACATTGATTTATATCAGCTTCATGGCGGAACATTGGATGACCCAATTGATGAAACGATTGAAGCGTTTGAGGAATTGAAGGAAGAAGGCTATATTCGTTATTACGGCATTTCTTCCATTCGTCCAAATGTCATCAAGGAATATGTTAAACGTTCGAATATTGTATCTGTTATGATGCAATACAGTGTATTGGACAGGCGTCCAGAGGAAGAAGCATTGCCGCTACTTCATGAAAATGGCATAAGTGTTGTTGCACGTGGACCTGTTGCAAAAGGGTTGCTTAGTGACAATTTTGCGAGAAAGCTTTCTTCAAAAGGCTATATGGAATATACGGAAGAAGAACTTCGCTCCACATTAGAGTTATTAAAGGAAAAATTCGCAGGCAAACATTCCTTGCTGGAAGCAGCAGTACAATATAATCTTGCTAATCCTGCAGTTGCCTCAGTTATTGCTGGAGCAAGCAGTGTCCAGCAGTTGCAAGAAAATGCTCATGCTGTTAACAGTGCTCCACTTACTCCAGATGAATTGAAAATCATTCAGGAGGCTTCCAAGGCATCCATTTATCAAGACCATAGATAA
- a CDS encoding YqzK family protein has product MLQWSKVVFRTAKVFLLFVGCTILFYYALIWFNEEYQDFHRYDEPSGAAVKVSGDGEAEEFSWRERIFLFFLNGE; this is encoded by the coding sequence ATGCTGCAATGGTCTAAAGTTGTCTTTCGGACAGCAAAGGTATTTTTGCTTTTTGTTGGATGTACGATTCTTTTTTATTATGCACTTATATGGTTTAATGAAGAATATCAGGATTTTCATCGCTATGATGAACCGTCTGGAGCTGCTGTGAAAGTGAGCGGTGATGGGGAGGCTGAAGAGTTTTCCTGGAGAGAACGAATATTTCTTTTTTTCTTAAATGGGGAGTAA
- the xerD gene encoding site-specific tyrosine recombinase XerD: MEQQLKDFMHYLLVEKGLAKNTLVSYERDLKSYCKYIRDIEQIGLTDIQRAHIVRFLGFLKDNGKSSKTIARHIASIRAFHQFLFRDRVIEEDPTVHIETPQGERSLPKVLSMQEVEALLEFPKKLDHFGKRDKAMLELLYATGIRVSELIQLNLDDVHLMMGFVRCIGKGNKERIIPIGGAATRALTVYLEEGRSVFLNKKEKTDALFLNHHGRRLSRQGFWKILKRLGKEADINKEITPHTLRHSFATHLLENGADLRAVQEMLGHADISTTQIYTHVTKTRLKDVYSQYHPRA, translated from the coding sequence ATGGAACAACAGCTTAAGGACTTTATGCATTATTTATTAGTGGAAAAGGGTTTGGCAAAAAACACACTAGTTTCTTATGAAAGGGATTTAAAATCCTATTGCAAGTATATAAGAGACATAGAACAAATTGGCCTTACTGATATTCAACGCGCACATATCGTTCGATTTTTGGGGTTTTTGAAGGATAATGGGAAGTCCTCCAAAACAATTGCCAGACATATAGCTTCCATCCGGGCATTTCATCAGTTCCTTTTCCGTGACAGGGTGATAGAAGAGGACCCGACAGTACATATTGAAACCCCGCAGGGAGAGCGGTCATTGCCTAAAGTGCTATCCATGCAAGAGGTGGAGGCATTGCTTGAATTTCCTAAAAAGCTCGACCACTTCGGAAAAAGGGACAAGGCAATGCTTGAGCTCTTGTATGCGACAGGAATCCGTGTGAGTGAATTGATTCAATTGAACTTGGATGATGTCCATTTAATGATGGGGTTTGTTCGCTGTATCGGCAAAGGGAACAAAGAGAGAATTATTCCAATCGGCGGTGCTGCAACAAGGGCTTTAACCGTTTATCTGGAAGAGGGCAGATCAGTTTTTTTGAACAAAAAAGAAAAAACAGATGCGCTCTTTCTTAACCATCATGGCAGAAGACTTTCCCGGCAGGGATTCTGGAAAATCCTTAAACGTCTTGGAAAAGAAGCAGATATCAACAAGGAAATTACGCCACATACGTTAAGGCATTCATTTGCTACCCATCTATTGGAGAATGGGGCCGATTTGCGGGCGGTTCAAGAGATGCTCGGACATGCTGACATCTCAACAACGCAAATTTATACACATGTTACAAAAACTAGATTAAAAGATGTTTATAGTCAATATCATCCAAGAGCATAG
- the spoIIM gene encoding stage II sporulation protein M, with protein MKKNKYQNILANHFREHSSIYLFIAVLFLMGVIFGAIVVNSLTLSQKEDLFYYLSQFFSQISNGKVADSKDLFIQSFSHNSKFIGLMWLLGISIIGLPVILILLFIKGMVVGFTVGFLVNQMGWNGFLLSFVSVLPQNIIIIPVFIISATLAVSFSFKMIRQQFMKKMGEPMLPLFGRYMVLLVGAIVSLVIAAGVEAYISPGLMKSIVNMVNSFIGGFSLY; from the coding sequence ATGAAAAAAAATAAGTACCAGAACATTCTAGCAAATCATTTTCGAGAACATTCCTCCATTTATTTATTTATTGCAGTGTTGTTTTTAATGGGTGTCATATTTGGTGCAATTGTGGTTAATAGCCTGACATTAAGCCAAAAAGAAGATCTTTTCTATTATTTATCACAATTTTTCAGCCAAATTTCTAACGGCAAGGTTGCAGACAGCAAAGACTTGTTTATTCAGAGCTTTTCTCATAACAGTAAATTCATCGGCTTAATGTGGCTTCTAGGCATTTCAATTATTGGGTTGCCTGTTATTCTCATTTTATTATTTATAAAAGGAATGGTAGTTGGCTTTACAGTCGGATTTTTAGTGAACCAAATGGGATGGAATGGCTTTTTACTTTCCTTCGTTTCTGTATTACCGCAAAATATCATTATCATTCCTGTGTTCATTATATCTGCAACATTAGCTGTGTCATTCTCCTTCAAGATGATCAGACAGCAATTTATGAAAAAAATGGGAGAACCGATGCTTCCGCTATTCGGGCGATACATGGTATTGTTGGTTGGGGCGATTGTTTCTTTAGTGATAGCTGCAGGTGTTGAAGCGTATATTTCTCCAGGGTTAATGAAATCCATTGTGAATATGGTTAACTCATTTATAGGCGGCTTTAGTTTATATTGA
- a CDS encoding NUDIX domain-containing protein: MENLEEKTISTKEIFKGRIISLQVDEVLLPNGNTSTREIIKHPGAVAVIAITEDNKLVVVEQYRKAFEKAIIEIPAGKLEKNEDPAVCAGRELEEETGYGCQDLEHITSFYTSPGFADELVHVYLAKGLYKKEDAAGLDEDEFVNLMEISLEEALQLMKEQKILDAKTMYAVQYWQLLGK; the protein is encoded by the coding sequence ATGGAAAATTTAGAAGAAAAAACAATCAGCACAAAGGAAATCTTCAAAGGAAGAATTATTTCTCTGCAAGTCGATGAGGTGCTGTTGCCGAATGGGAATACTTCGACACGGGAAATCATTAAGCATCCTGGTGCGGTAGCTGTTATTGCCATCACAGAAGACAATAAGCTTGTTGTAGTGGAACAGTACAGAAAAGCCTTTGAAAAAGCGATTATTGAAATTCCGGCAGGTAAGCTGGAAAAGAACGAGGATCCTGCTGTTTGTGCAGGCAGGGAGCTTGAGGAAGAAACAGGCTACGGCTGTCAGGACTTGGAGCATATTACTTCCTTTTATACATCACCAGGATTTGCAGATGAACTAGTTCATGTCTACTTAGCAAAAGGACTGTATAAAAAGGAAGATGCAGCAGGACTTGACGAGGATGAGTTTGTAAACCTTATGGAAATCTCATTAGAAGAAGCGCTTCAGTTAATGAAAGAGCAAAAAATTCTTGATGCTAAAACAATGTATGCTGTTCAATACTGGCAGCTCCTTGGAAAATAA
- a CDS encoding endonuclease Q family protein, whose protein sequence is MKHIFTDLHIHIGRTASGKAVKITGSRTLTLLNIIEYASFQKGLDMIGIIDCHSPEVLMEMDTYIEEGRMTQKAGGGLEMDGITIIPGSELEIYDDACSGPIHVLCYLPTLNAMKEFSLWLSGKMKNIQLSSQRIYVTGIELQRKVKNLGGLFIPAHIFTPFKSLYGSGVKRSLSEVFDPSLIDAVELGLSSNTEMADNIKELHDYPYVTNSDAHSLAKLGREYQILELKEASFQELEKALKRMDGRRIVANYGMDPLLGKYHETVCLKCHKPLGEDEAACSSCGHKIVKKGVAARIQELSSCTTKPERPPYIHQVPLEFIPGLGNKTLEKLLSYFSTEMQIIHAAPYEKLAEIVPVKIADYIQAAREGNLSLTVGGGGRYGSVYIKEDN, encoded by the coding sequence ATGAAACACATATTTACAGACTTGCATATTCATATTGGCAGAACAGCAAGCGGTAAAGCTGTAAAAATAACCGGATCTCGAACCTTAACCCTATTGAATATCATTGAATATGCGAGCTTTCAAAAGGGTCTTGATATGATTGGAATTATTGATTGTCATTCGCCTGAAGTATTAATGGAAATGGATACATACATAGAAGAAGGCAGAATGACGCAAAAGGCCGGCGGCGGTCTGGAAATGGATGGTATCACAATTATTCCTGGCTCTGAGTTAGAAATATATGACGATGCTTGTAGTGGACCTATCCATGTGCTCTGCTATTTGCCGACATTGAATGCAATGAAGGAATTTTCCTTATGGCTGTCTGGCAAAATGAAAAATATTCAATTAAGTTCACAACGTATATATGTGACTGGAATTGAGCTGCAGCGAAAGGTGAAAAACCTTGGCGGCCTGTTTATTCCTGCACACATCTTTACACCGTTTAAGAGCTTGTATGGAAGCGGTGTGAAGCGATCGCTTTCAGAGGTTTTCGATCCGTCACTTATTGATGCAGTCGAGCTTGGCTTAAGTTCGAATACAGAAATGGCAGACAATATAAAAGAACTTCATGATTATCCTTATGTAACTAATTCAGATGCCCATTCACTGGCGAAACTCGGCCGTGAATATCAAATTTTGGAGCTGAAGGAAGCATCCTTTCAAGAGCTGGAAAAAGCACTAAAGAGGATGGATGGCAGGAGAATCGTAGCGAATTATGGGATGGACCCATTGTTAGGCAAATACCATGAAACAGTGTGCTTGAAATGTCATAAGCCCTTAGGTGAAGATGAGGCTGCTTGTAGCAGCTGTGGCCATAAAATCGTGAAAAAAGGAGTTGCTGCAAGAATTCAGGAGCTTTCATCGTGCACTACGAAGCCTGAGCGGCCACCCTATATACACCAAGTCCCACTTGAATTCATCCCAGGTTTAGGAAACAAAACACTAGAGAAGCTACTTTCCTATTTCTCAACAGAAATGCAAATCATTCATGCTGCACCATATGAAAAGCTAGCAGAAATAGTTCCAGTTAAAATAGCAGACTATATCCAAGCAGCAAGAGAAGGCAACCTGTCCCTCACAGTAGGAGGCGGAGGCCGTTATGGAAGTGTTTATATTAAGGAAGACAATTAA